A region of the Arachis hypogaea cultivar Tifrunner chromosome 15, arahy.Tifrunner.gnm2.J5K5, whole genome shotgun sequence genome:
AGAAGTTTCTATATGTAGTATAAAAGCCAAAGCAAGGAAGAAAAGTCTCATGTTTAGCTTTTTGTTTGTGTATTTGATCCTTTTGCTTTCTAATGTGACTCTTAGTTTTGTTTGCTTTGTATTCAGCTTTCTTATTTTGTCTTAGTTAAGGATGTATATTCATCATTTTCCTGCCGAAGTTTGCAACAGTTAATTTAACATAATCTTAATCTTAATGTTTTATATTGCATGTATGCTCTATGTTGATATATGGATCTTTCTGGGTTGCTCAGATTCAGACCTTTTTTACATTTGCTGCTGATCCTGATTTCCTGGAGAACGACATTCGCGCAAAGCCGGATCTTGATGCTCTTGGTTCCCTTGGCGATGAAGGTTGGTATTGTGTTAGAGCAATCCTGTGGGCTGCCAACTATGAATTACCGAAAACTGTAATTGCCTCGCGCAATCCTGTGTTCAACAAAGCAGGGGTGATAATGGCTTGTGGCGCATCGCTGCACTGGGAAGACGGGAAGGTGGCAACCTTCTATTGCTCCTTCATGGCCAACTTGGCAATGGACATAACTGCCGTTGGAACAAAAGGAACTCTGCATGTTCATGACTTTATCATCCCTTATGAAGAGAAAGAGGCATCGTTTTATGCAGCTTCTGAGTCAGGTTTTGATGACCTTGTGACAAAATGGGCTTCTCAGCCAAGCAAGCATACAGTAAACACTGATCTCCCTCAGGAGGTTCTTATGGTAAGAGAGTTTTCGCAGTTGGTGACCGAAATCAAATTCAAGAACTCGAAACCTGAGACGAAGTGGCCAACAATTAGTAGGAAAACACAGCTGGTCTTAGATGCTGTGAAGGCTTCAATTGAAAAGGGCTTTGAGCCTGTTCAAATTCAAGAATGAAGGAGCTTGTACCTTGCTGCTTAAGTCACGCTTATTTTTTCCTTCATTCTGTTCAAGACATTGCAAAAATCTGTTCTTAAAAACATTGTGAACTCGTTGCTTGTGTATTTCAATGGTGGTGATGGTGAATGAACACAACTTTCATTGTTTACTTCTTTCATTTTAGGAATCTCAGTTTCCTATATCAACAACTAGTTTTAAGAGTTCAGCATCTATGTGAAGAGATTGAAAAAACTAATTTTGATATTGTTTTACACTGAAAATAATGCTTTTTTCTTGTAACAACTTATTACATTTTGCCTTCATTTATGACCGGATCCTGTAGCTCTTGCTCTAATAATTCAATTTAGAGAATTGGCGATTTGATCTACTCAAAAAGTTAAAAATGATGGTATATATATGAATTGGTGTGTGCTGCACCATAATTATCTTGTTGCTTTACAGAACAGGTCATAAATAATTTGTCATGTAGAACTCGGGGGGTGACAATGAGACGGGTTTTTACCCTTTCCGACCCTGTTCCACCCAACAATAATAATTCGCATAGAACTCGCTCTACTCCTTCCCGCAGGTAGTAAAAAGTTGACTCTTAATCTGCTTCTTCGGAAACTCTCCTCCCTCTATAATTATtcaatccaataaataaaattaaattttaaaatttatataactctcatcatatacataatataaattaaagttaaaatttaaatataatacaatattaataattattttattaattattttatatatattatatattaaaattatatatatttatatatataccgAGACAGATAAGAGCGGGTATTACTTAAACCCGTCCCATCCCGCTCAAGATCTTGTTCCATTAAAAATCCGTTCCGAGCGAGTAGGGGCGAGTGGATACTCACGGATTCGGGTAGTATTATCATCCTTATATAAAAGTGCTTATAACATTAATATGTGAGAAAGTTTAGGtgactaatttttttagttaatatatagttaattatatattttttttgctcCCTATTTTTGCATAAAAGAAAGTAAGAGCCCTAAATGGCAATAATTCTTCAACAGGGAGGCAGATCTGGAGGTGGAGGAAGTAAACTTTCATCGCATCCTTCTCCATTCTTCACAATGAACACAGTTTCCATTCCCCAAGTCAGGTGCCGTTCTAAGTGGCAATGCACAAACCACACTCCTAAATTCATCAATACAAGTGTTCAACCAACAATTAGTTTCAGTTCTCAACATAGGTGTAGAAAAAAATAGATAAGAGCAATTAAAATTGAATTGTGTTTCATATACATATTTTGTTTCATAAATTGAACTAACTTGCTAATTGTTactctcttttctttctattaGATAGCACATAAACTAACTAAGCCTAGCAAGGCAAAATGAtgggatttttaaaaaaataaattgattatttACTGATATATGcttctataaaaatattttttctttttttttttctttttccatgaagAGTGAATACCggaaagtaaatatttttttataacttcCACTTGTTCGAGTGAGTTAACTACTTAGTCAACTCAAATTTATTATAAgaaatttaatacttttttttttgtttttcacgaTGTTTCCACAGATCAAGAATTAATCCGTTGCTAATCTGAGTTTTATTTAAGAGTTAGTCGCTGGCTAATGGATTGCTACATGCACAAAACTTAATCTATTATGAGAAAGTAAATAGACTTTCGGTTTGGGCCTATGACCAAAAAATGGATTGGACTCTATTAATTTATAtctgtagttaaattaattcattaaTTCGTTTAAACAAGTGATTCATCTTATACATGCAATAAGCAACTAAATAAAAAGAGTTGAAGCTTGAACAACCAACTTGTATTTATTGGTGCTTAAGTGACCGCTTAAGCAATAGTCGACAATTCTTGGATATACATTACAAGAACAATATAGCCAAATCTGGTAAACCTCTTCAAATAAAGTAAGAGAAAGCATAGAAAGATCAACCTGAAGATTGTGATGAAATAAGACTTGGATTTGAGACATTATTATTGTTAACTGATGATAAAAGACAACACCACTCTGAATTAAGCTAACTAGAGTCACTAATTAATCCTGAATTTGAACAGGCTCAAGACCATTATCAATTGAAGCCTTCACAGCATCCACAACCAGTTGTGTTTTCCTGCTAATAGTGGGCCACGTATCCTCCGGTTTTGAGTTATTGTACTTAATTGCCCCAACCAAACGTGCAAATTCACTAATCAAAAGTGCCTCTTGAGGGAGATCAGTGTGAACTACATGTTCACTTGGATTTGGAGCCCAGCCAATCGAAAGCTCAACCCAATCAGAGTTTGAGCTTGTTGAAAACTTGGCCTCTTTCTCTTGGTTAGGAATGGCATAATCATGAACACGCAATGACCCTTTTGTCCCCATTGCAACTATGTCCATTGACATGTCCGAGAGAAATGAACAATAGAAGGTTGCTACTTTGTCATCTTCCCAGGATAGAGAAGCAGCACAAGCTAGAATGACACCAGCATCATTGTATGTGGGTTTGTGCAATGCTCTTGCTGTTTTAGGTAACTCATAGTTTGAAGCCCAGAGAATTGTGCCTATACAATAGAACCCAATGTCACCAAGTGCACCTAGAGCATCAAGATCTGGCTTCACTCGAATGTCATTCTCTAGAAAGTAAGGAGTAACTCCATAAGAAAAGGTGGAGTGGACCTATTATCATGTAACAAACAAAGAAATCAGTAAGTAGATATGAACCATATGCACTTACATAGGTTAGTGGTCTTGAAGGATCAaagattacttgcttgtcaaTTTGGTTTCAAAAATCATACATTTTAAATTTATCATTCAAAAATCGCATCACAAAAAGATTTATGTCATGTGTCATCGACTAACTCACGAAAAAAACATCTATTCAAAATGGTATTTTTCAAGAACCAATTTAAAACATTTGATATCTGTTGAAACTTGAAACATAAGAAAAATATTAGGAGGTgatcaaaatttattgttttttgtcaTCACTTAActatcaactcaatttttttagtctaattattttagtttagtaattCAATAACATGTTAATttcatacttttaaaaaaataataaattctgatgcaGCATTCCtctaaacataatatttttaagaaatattttgaatattaactcGTACAAAATATATACACACAAACAAAAAGAGGAAGGTAATTTAGGTGCTTTTTGGaaaagtttctttttttttttatgataaagtgGTGTCATTACAGTATACGCAGTCTTGGtataaaaaatcatttttctaaatcattttttttcttggtaTAATAAATGGAAGTCAATTTTAAACACAAGACCGGGGCTATTACTCACAAAATCCACTGCTATAATGGAAGTCAATTTTATCCATTTTCTTTAAATAATTGAATGGAATTAGTATAATAGAAAGTATAGGTAAAGCATTATTGTTCATAATGTTCATATATATACCGATTGAAGGCGACCAAAGTGATTTGGATCTGAGATGAAGTGAAACATTTTGGTGGTCCTAGGGTGGTGCAGCCACATGGTATCATCCATGAACTGCACACCGTTGGATCTACAAGCCTCCAAGATCTTATCGAGATCGGAAACGCTGAGAGCCACCGGAGTCTCAAGCAGGATGTGCTTCTTCCTCTGAGCAGCAAGCACCGCCCACTTCACATGTAAGCTTGTTGGAAGTGGCATGTAAACCGCATCAACTTCAGGGTCTTCTACAACCCCTTCGTATGAACCATAAAccttaattaacataaagtaATTAACCATTAGTAACATATATAGtccaattagttagttaattaattgAAGAAAGAACCTTAGCATTGGGTGGGAGGCCATTGGAGGCTGCAAACTTGGTGGCTTTATCGAGGGAACGGCTTGCGACGGCGACGATGGTGGCGTTGGGAGCGAGAGTTATGGCTCTGGAGACCTTCCTAGCCACGTCAGCGCAACCAACGATTCCAAATCGTACTGGACTTGCTTCTTCTGCCATTGTTGTTGACTTAGTTAGCTTGTTGTTGTGTAGATCTTGCTGCTTCTAACGTATGGTTGTTAATGGAATCTAAATCATATCGTCGTATATTATTTTATCAGGGAAATGATTTTGTTATCAGAGATTAGAGATTGTGGTTAAGACTTAAGAGACAACAACAACAGAGATAATTATATTTAACCATTTTCACTTCAATCAGTGCTATCTAGCCGAACACGTGTTCTTGTTTCTACAAAATAGCTAATATTTTATAAGATTTCCACCGGTGCACCCAACAAAAATTTCCACCAAAGTAATAacctaaatatttattaattaactttGATTGTATATATTATACGTTTAATTAGTTTCATTCAATTTTCAATTAGTTCatgtactttttttattttaattaaatttttatattatatcaaattttgtATTTATGTCCTTATTATAACAAATGTTAGAATAAcgaaatatttattaaataaaataaaagattcagTCAAATATTAAGtatattcattttatttaacaaaatattaaatctttttaatatttttatcatattaggaacttaattataaaagttaatataatataggaactcaattaaaaagaaaaagatataagaatctaattaaaaatttgataaaattatagagactgacagtataattaaatttatattatataatacaaATGCAATTGAGATAAAAAAAGCTCATACacatacaaaaattaattattaaatctattattatatatttatatataaatacatgtgttatttaatttatttttatataaattttatattttaatatatattttatactaataattgatttaataattaatttttatgtatttttaatatgGTTGATTGAAATAACCTTTTTCACTAGAAagagtataggtagacaatgagaatactaaataatgtgaacaatgatAGATcagatgttcaattcaataggtatgcagatgattatgttcattatttttaattggatggttatttcttTTGAATGTTCAATTCACCAAGTATGCagataattattctaatattaatattttttggtgACTGATCCTAATATTAATGTTTAGAAAGTAATTTAGGAgtggaatattttttaattttattgggtcaTTTCTAAAACtcattgttcatattatttacaAAAGTCATTATCTACCTAGTAAAATTTAAATGCTTCCGTTATGTGTTTTTATGAAACATTAACAGGCgaagtatttattattttacatttttatttatattatattttaaaaaacaaccaatatttcatttttaatcgatgtaaaattactaaattaagcAATGTTATTAAATTATTTGGGTTCCATAATTAATGATGGTagattcaaattttataaaataaaaattcatcttTTTTTATAGTCCTCTTTGCTTAATTTTCTTTATAACATATAGATGTGTACATATAAGTATAAATTGCATGTTATtatatagtaaattttttttcccGTAGATATAGAATATCTTCACAAAATGTTTCAATctcatatttaaaattaattctaaaaattcaatgatacaatatttttttatattctctATGATCATTATTATTCCATAATAGTTAGGAATTAGGATCGGATTTCATTTTTTTAagagaatgaagaagaacaaatcaACAAACATTCAAAACAATTCAACATTATTATTCTCACGTAGAAAGGTCAACATAACTTTGATGATAATGCCACGTAGCTAAAGACTCAACCCCATGATGAAAAGTTAACAACGTAATTATTGAGACGTTAACTATATAATAAGATAATACCCCACCACTTCAAATAAATTAACTAAACTTAACCCTTAATTTCAACAGGCTCAAGGCCATTGTCAATTGAAGTCTTCACAGCATCTATGACCAATTGTGTTTTCCTACTAATTATTGGCCACGTGTCCTCCGGTTTTGAGTTATTGTACTTAATTGCCCCTACCAAACGTGCAAATTCCTTCACCATATGTGCCTCTTGAGGGAGATCATTGTAAACAACATGTTCACTTGGATTTGGAGCCCAACCTAAAGAAAGTTCCACCCAATTAGAGTTTGAGCTTGTTGAAAACTTGGCCTCTTTCTCTTGATTAGGGATAACATAATCATGAACGCGCAATGACCCTTTTGTCCCCATCACAATAATATCCATAGACATATCCGTAAGAAAGGAACAATAGAATGTTGCTACTTTGTGATCTTCCCAAGATAAAGAAGCACCACAAGCTAGAATGACACCAGCATCATTGTATGTGGGTTTGTGCAATGCTCTTGCTGATTTAGGTAACTCATAATTTGAAGCCCATAAAATTGCTCTCACACAATACCAACCAGTGTCACCAAGTGCTCCAAGAGCATCAAGTTCTGGCTTCACACGAATATCATTCTCTAGAAAATAAGGACTAACTCCATAGGAAAAAGTTGCATGTACCTGTTATTAATTAGTTGATGAGTTACAAACAAATGATGACAAAATtgtataataacaataatttttaCTGACACTACATATATAATGTACTATTTGCATCCATTCAACAATATATGCAtctataagaaaaaaaaacaatatatgCAATCAAATTCTTTtatctaaatcaaaatatatGTTATTTCTTAATATTGTATTAGAGGAATATTAAAAAGCTAATCGAATTTATTTTTGGCTaatagttaattattaatatttaaaaaaaataaattaaaaatatgtagtcagattattaattaattaaaaaaattaaattaaaaataaaaaatgtgttaattaaaaataataaattctcttGCTCA
Encoded here:
- the LOC112751996 gene encoding uncharacterized oxidoreductase At4g09670; this encodes MSETPVIRFGVIGCADIARKVSRAIKLAPNATLHAIGSRSIDKARRFAAANGYPEDAKVYGSYEEVLDDPEVDAVYVPLPTSLHVRWAVFAAQKGKHVLLEKPVALNASQFDEIIRACESSGVQLMDGTMWMHHPRTNQMKDFLSDAHRFGQLKSIQTFFTFAADPDFLENDIRAKPDLDALGSLGDEGWYCVRAILWAANYELPKTVIASRNPVFNKAGVIMACGASLHWEDGKVATFYCSFMANLAMDITAVGTKGTLHVHDFIIPYEEKEASFYAASESGFDDLVTKWASQPSKHTVNTDLPQEVLMVREFSQLVTEIKFKNSKPETKWPTISRKTQLVLDAVKASIEKGFEPVQIQE
- the LOC112751995 gene encoding uncharacterized oxidoreductase At4g09670, whose protein sequence is MAEEASPVRFGIVGCADVARKVSRAITLAPNATIVAVASRSLDKATKFAASNGLPPNAKVYGSYEGVVEDPEVDAVYMPLPTSLHVKWAVLAAQRKKHILLETPVALSVSDLDKILEACRSNGVQFMDDTMWLHHPRTTKMFHFISDPNHFGRLQSVHSTFSYGVTPYFLENDIRVKPDLDALGALGDIGFYCIGTILWASNYELPKTARALHKPTYNDAGVILACAASLSWEDDKVATFYCSFLSDMSMDIVAMGTKGSLRVHDYAIPNQEKEAKFSTSSNSDWVELSIGWAPNPSEHVVHTDLPQEALLISEFARLVGAIKYNNSKPEDTWPTISRKTQLVVDAVKASIDNGLEPVQIQD
- the LOC112751997 gene encoding uncharacterized oxidoreductase At4g09670, producing MAEEAAPIRFGILGCAEIARKVSRAITLSPNATLYAVGSRSLDKATKFAASNSFPPHAKVYGSYEDVIDDPEVDAVYVPLPTSLHVQWAVLAAQKKKHLLLEKPVALNVHDLHKILEACESNGLQYMDATMWMHHPRTTQMFHFLSDPQQFGRLQSVHATFSYGVSPYFLENDIRVKPELDALGALGDTGWYCVRAILWASNYELPKSARALHKPTYNDAGVILACGASLSWEDHKVATFYCSFLTDMSMDIIVMGTKGSLRVHDYVIPNQEKEAKFSTSSNSNWVELSLGWAPNPSEHVVYNDLPQEAHMVKEFARLVGAIKYNNSKPEDTWPIISRKTQLVIDAVKTSIDNGLEPVEIKG